Below is a genomic region from Telmatobacter sp. DSM 110680.
GCAACGGCTGTGTCTACCGCAATTACGTTCCAGTCCAGGACGGAATCGGCTTTTGTCACGGCAGGCTCGAACAGCAGAGTCGCCATCAGCATGCACAGACCAAAAGTCCTCTTCCCCGCGCCACGATACATCCTCTTCATTGTGCCTCCCCGAATTCTCACTGCCTCTTGGTCAGTGATGAGCGTCATTCTTCCGGTAGAGGGCATGGTTGTCCATACCGAAGCGCATGTCGGGACATTATGTTTTGTGTCGCGCTAAGCGCAAGCATTGGCGGCTCTTGAACCCACGTTGTGGAATTGGTGTAAGATCGTGGCACTTCGGAAGGCGGCGCATGCCCTCCCAGCCGGTTGGACTCCAGGAATCTATCCTCTTCGGCGAAGACTTCGAGCTCGATCTTCGGCCTCGCAGGCTGCGCCGCGGCGGGCGTGTGCTGAAGCTGGAGCGCATCCCCCTGGACATTCTTCTTCTGCTGCTCGAGCACCCGGGCGAGATTGTGACTCGAGAGGAAATCGTGGCCAGGGTATGGGGAACCGATGTCTTTCTGGACACGGACAACAGCATCCGGGGCGCAATCCGCAAGATTCGACAAGTTCTGAAAGACGACCCCGAGCAGCCGAGATTCATACAGACCGTAACCGGACGGGGATATAGGTTCATCGCGCCTGTTGTTTCTCCAGGAGAAGAAGGCTCCGCTGAGTTGATCGGACTTGAAGGACCAGTTGCTCGCACAGACGCTCAGAGAGCTATTTTGGAGCCCGCGGATGGTCGGCAAGACAATGGGCTGCACGTGGGCGACGAACCAGAGCCGGCAGCGGCAGAGTTCCCAATCGCCGAAGGCGCGCCAGTACTAGGGCATCGTCGTTCTCGCACGTGGCTTCTGGTTGGCATGGCTGCGCTGGCGCTTCTTGGTCTCGTGGCGCTCCCCGCATGGTGGCGCTGGCGAGCGAGAGTGGCCGTCGCTTCCCAGCCCAAGACAGTGCTGGCAGTACTGCCGTTCGACAATCTGAGCGGAGACGCTGACCAGGAATTCTTCAGCGACGGGTTGACTGAGGAGATGATCTCCCAGATCGGAAAGCTGAACAGGGATCGATTAATAGTCATCGCTCGCAGTTCCATCGCGAAGTACAAAGACAGCAAACAGACTGCGAAGGAGATCGGTCGAGAACTGAACGCCGACTATCTTGTTCAAGGCAGTGTTCGAGGTTCGCCGGACCGCGTACGCATCACAGTTGAATTGATCGATGCCAAAAAACAGACGGACGTCTGGACCGAGAGTTACGACCGCGAGCTAAAAGATGTGCTTGCCGTGCAAGACTCCGTGGTGAGGAGCATCGCAAACGAGATTCACATTGTTCTGGCCGAAGACCAGAAGAGGCGTTTGGCAAGTTCGCGGCAGACCGTGCCCGAAGCATACGTGGAGTATCTGAAAGGCCGCTACTACTGGAACAAGCGAACCGGAGACAGCATAGCAAAGGCGGAGCAATACTTTCAGCAGGCGATTGACCGCGATCCAACCTTCTCCGCGGCTTATTCCGGGCTGGCCGACTGCAACAGCGGACTCGCGTGGCACGGGTTCAAGGCCCCGGCGGACTCGCTCCCGAAAGCTTACGCAGCCGCTCGCAAGGCAATTGAAATCGATCCGGAATCGGCTGAAGCCCACGCCTCGCTGGGACTGGTGCTGAGCCATCGATGGGAGTGGGCCGGAGCAGAAGCCGAGTTCAGGCGCGCCCTGGAACTGGATCCTCAATACGCGAACGCGCATCACTGGTATGGAGACTATCTTTCGATCAGGGGCCGCCATGACCAGGCACTTGCGGAGGCGCGACATGCTTTGGCGCTCGATCCTCTGAACCTGACGATCAGTACATGGGTAGGACTTCGCTACTACATGGCGCGCAACTATTTCGCCGCAATCCAGCAGAATCGCGATTCTGTTGAGATGGACCCGAATTTTGCAGCTGCGCACCTTGTTCTCGGAGAGGACTATGTGCAGGTAGGCATGCACAACGAAGCAGTGAACGAGCTGAAAAGGGCGGCGAGTTTGTCTGGAGACAGCCCACTGTATACGGCCCAGGTTGCGATCGCCCTAGCGGCTGCAGGCCGGAATCGCGAAGCACTCCAAATCGCACACGAATTGGAAGCGAACGCGAAGAAGCGTTACGTCTCGCCGTATGCCCTGGCTCAGATTTTCGCAGCGCTGAAGATGGATCGGGAGACATTCACGTGGCTGGAGGCCGCATGGGGCGATCATGCTGTCTGGATGGGGTATCTCGCCGTAGACCCGATTTTTGACCGCTATCGTTCCGATGCGCGTTTTCAGGAACTGCTCGGGCGCGTAGGCCTGCCTTGACTCAGCTACGGCTGTCTTAGAGAACCCCCCAGCATGTTCGCGGTAGACGGGCGGTGAATGAGTGTCTCGATCGGCGATGTGCTCACTGACCTAGATTCGTACCTTTCAATTCGGCTTCTCGAGCGTCTTCTGTGGCTTAGCCTAAGTTCCGGGCGAGTCACCGCCAACCCGGAAATAACTACTTGATCAACAGCGGAGCAGGCTGTTTGATGGAGCAACAAGATTTCTAATGAGAGAGGCGGGCTAGTGTTGAGTAGCGTTTCTTAACCTATACCTTTTGAGACGGCCGGATCGACGAGATCCGGCCATTTGTTTTGTGGGGTTTAGGAGGCGCGTTTTTCGAGGCCTTTTGTCACAGCAACGATACGCCTGTGGATGTCATTGATGACGCGGCGTTGTTGAGCGATTGCATGTTGCAGGTCTGGTGTGCGGGACAGCGCGTTTTGGAGTTGATCGCGAAGATCTGCATTGGCCTGCTCAAGATATTTCCGGAGACGGGTCGGGCCGCCGTAGGCCTCGCCGGCGATGAAGCCGAAGGCCGCCGATAGGAGCATCCATACCGGGATGAAGTCTGCTGATTGCTCGATCATGCGGCATGCTCTCCTGGTGTTGTAGCATGCTTGCGGAGCTCACGTTGGATAGTGGCAGTCGAGACGCTGTGGCCTTTGGCGATCTGGCGAAGACTCAGGCCACGCTGACGGTCTTGTCGGATAGCGAGGTTGTCCAGTACCAGCGGCGCTCGGCCGATTCGTTGGCCTTCGAGCCGAGCGCGCCTCATGCCGGCGCGCACTCTTTCGACGATCAGCGAGCGTTCCAACTCAGCGATGGCGCCGATGATGACCACTATCGCGCGGCCCAGCGGGCCGCCTGTGTCGAGGTTTTCCCGGAAGCTAACGAACTCGACTCCGATCCGATTGAGTTCATCGAGCACATCCAGGAAGTGCTTCACCGACCGGGCGATTCTGTCCGAAGCCCAGACCAGGAGGACGTCGAACCGGCCGCGGCGGGCATCGGCCATCATCTGGTCAAGCCCCGGCCGCTTGGCCTTCGTGCCACTGATCTTGTCGGTGTACTCGGCAACGATCTCATAGTCGCGCTGAACCGCCATCTGGCGTAGATCCAGTACCTGGGTTTCGGGATGCTGATCGCAGCTGCTGACGCGCGTGTAGAGCGCGGCGCGCTTCATGCGCGCCGTCCCTTCTTCGGAGCGACAAGTCCATTCTTGTCGACATACTTCTGGATCCATTCCAGAATCAGATCGGTCATCTCGAGGCCTTGCGCTGCGGTTGCGGACTTGAAGCGGCGGTGAAGCTCTTCAGTAATATTTACGTTCAAGCGTTTTAACCCTATTCCTTCCTTGGTTTTGATCGGTCTCACCTCCTTCCTCTGAGGTGAGCATATGGGATTGTGAGTACCCGTCGCCAGTACCCCGGCTGGTCCAGAGGCCGGCGGCAGAGTAGGGCTATGCCTTCCAGGCAGCCCGGCAGATCTGGATAATCGTGGCTAATTGCACCTTGCTGAACTGGAGGGCGGCGGCCATTAAGCGTAACTGTGCCGCACTCTCTGGAATGCGGCCGGCTTCCACAGCCAGCCATTCAGATGGCCCCATACCAGCTAGATGGGCTACTTCCTCGACCGTGCAGCCCCTCTTCTCGCGGCCCTTCTGAATAAAGATTCCGAACAGCTTGCCCCAGACCAGCTGCTGCACCCGGTGGAAGTCTTCTTGATTGTTAATTGTCATACTCATATACTCCTTACTCCTGATTGCGCCCCTTTGTCAAGGATGCGTCGGATTTGAACTACATAATAAGTATGTGCTTATATGAGCGATCACCAAAGCTATGATCCTGGACATGGAAGAACCTGGGTACACCCGGTAAAGGAGCTGCCATTGGACTGGCACTGATGCTGCCATTCGTACCCGGCATGATCGGATCTCGCAAGAAAGGCAACGAGCTTCGCGACATCTATTCCGGTGAAGAACTGGTACCAGTCCGCTCCGGCCGCTGGTGGGAAGTAGGATCGACCGCATTTGAAGGCGCTCGAATCAAGGAATGGCGTCCCCACTGGAGCATTCTTCACAAGAGCCACGCTGAAGATGCTGCACTCTACGGATCAGAAGCAGAGAAGTGGAAACACAATCCGATTCTGCATCCGGACTAGGAATTTTTGTCCTTTGGCCTGTTTTAGAACCATCGAAAAGAACTACCGTAAACGCGGAGAATATTCGCGTATCTACATATATATAAACCGCTTGCAGCATCCTAGTTGCCCGCGGATTACGCACCGGCGCCGGCCAGCCTCGCTCACCACATCCAAAACTGCGCCACATCACTCCGGCATAGCTGAAAACTGCGCCATTCGGCCGTCTCCATCCGGGCTCTTCCCATCATTTCCGCGCCAACGTCTCTAGTCCGTCTTGCCTGCTTGTCCATAATGTTTGCCGGATCACGATCAGATCCACTTTGCTTTGTCCGGCGACGGGGATCACAATCCCTTTGCCCATCGCT
It encodes:
- a CDS encoding winged helix-turn-helix domain-containing protein produces the protein MPSQPVGLQESILFGEDFELDLRPRRLRRGGRVLKLERIPLDILLLLLEHPGEIVTREEIVARVWGTDVFLDTDNSIRGAIRKIRQVLKDDPEQPRFIQTVTGRGYRFIAPVVSPGEEGSAELIGLEGPVARTDAQRAILEPADGRQDNGLHVGDEPEPAAAEFPIAEGAPVLGHRRSRTWLLVGMAALALLGLVALPAWWRWRARVAVASQPKTVLAVLPFDNLSGDADQEFFSDGLTEEMISQIGKLNRDRLIVIARSSIAKYKDSKQTAKEIGRELNADYLVQGSVRGSPDRVRITVELIDAKKQTDVWTESYDRELKDVLAVQDSVVRSIANEIHIVLAEDQKRRLASSRQTVPEAYVEYLKGRYYWNKRTGDSIAKAEQYFQQAIDRDPTFSAAYSGLADCNSGLAWHGFKAPADSLPKAYAAARKAIEIDPESAEAHASLGLVLSHRWEWAGAEAEFRRALELDPQYANAHHWYGDYLSIRGRHDQALAEARHALALDPLNLTISTWVGLRYYMARNYFAAIQQNRDSVEMDPNFAAAHLVLGEDYVQVGMHNEAVNELKRAASLSGDSPLYTAQVAIALAAAGRNREALQIAHELEANAKKRYVSPYALAQIFAALKMDRETFTWLEAAWGDHAVWMGYLAVDPIFDRYRSDARFQELLGRVGLP
- a CDS encoding helix-turn-helix transcriptional regulator encodes the protein MSMTINNQEDFHRVQQLVWGKLFGIFIQKGREKRGCTVEEVAHLAGMGPSEWLAVEAGRIPESAAQLRLMAAALQFSKVQLATIIQICRAAWKA
- a CDS encoding plasmid partition protein ParG — translated: MRPIKTKEGIGLKRLNVNITEELHRRFKSATAAQGLEMTDLILEWIQKYVDKNGLVAPKKGRRA
- a CDS encoding recombinase family protein, with the translated sequence MKRAALYTRVSSCDQHPETQVLDLRQMAVQRDYEIVAEYTDKISGTKAKRPGLDQMMADARRGRFDVLLVWASDRIARSVKHFLDVLDELNRIGVEFVSFRENLDTGGPLGRAIVVIIGAIAELERSLIVERVRAGMRRARLEGQRIGRAPLVLDNLAIRQDRQRGLSLRQIAKGHSVSTATIQRELRKHATTPGEHAA